From uncultured Methanobrevibacter sp.:
TGCTGGAATTGACTTTATTGTCAGTGTTCCATGCGTCAACTTATCAAAATTACTTAATATGATTGATGAGGATGATGAAATAATTCATATCCCCGTAACCCGTGAGGAAGAAGGAATAGGAATATGTGCTGGAGCTTACCTTGGAGGTAGGAAAACTGCAATATTGATGCAGAATTCGGGACTTGGAAACTCCATAAATGCTTTAAAGTCCTTAACACAACTATATGAATTTCCATTAATCATGATTATGAGCCATAGAGGGACTGAAGGAGAAAACATTTGCGGACAGGTCCCTATGGGAGAATCTACACCCCTAATTTTAGAGGCTATGAACTTTAAATTTTTCAAACCTGGAAATCCTGAAGCTGCTTATG
This genomic window contains:
- the comD gene encoding sulfopyruvate decarboxylase subunit alpha, whose protein sequence is MDSSEAIFNGIKDAGIDFIVSVPCVNLSKLLNMIDEDDEIIHIPVTREEEGIGICAGAYLGGRKTAILMQNSGLGNSINALKSLTQLYEFPLIMIMSHRGTEGENICGQVPMGESTPLILEAMNFKFFKPGNPEAAYEAIFDSWDLSTEEGKPVSILLEISYW